From a single Flavobacterium sp. genomic region:
- a CDS encoding WbqC family protein, which produces MNILIHPSYFPSISHYIALTQADTVTFEMEDNFQKQTNRNRMYIYSPNGIQLLNVPVKHSAEKHQKFKDVRIENDFGWQKNHFKSLEAAYRTSPFFEYFEDDFRPLFEKKHEFLMDLNLEIFELVNDSLGINIKAEKTIEFFHEVPNFNDFRHLINGKKDTTKIEEYTQVFNEKHGFINNLSILDLLFNEGRYAVDYLKNQNI; this is translated from the coding sequence ATGAACATCCTTATACATCCGAGTTATTTTCCATCAATTAGTCACTATATCGCATTGACTCAAGCTGACACGGTAACTTTTGAAATGGAAGACAATTTCCAAAAACAGACCAATAGGAATAGGATGTACATTTATAGTCCAAACGGCATTCAATTATTAAATGTACCGGTAAAGCATAGTGCAGAAAAACATCAAAAATTCAAAGATGTTCGAATCGAAAATGATTTTGGTTGGCAAAAGAATCACTTTAAATCTTTAGAAGCTGCCTATAGAACATCCCCTTTTTTCGAATATTTTGAGGATGATTTTCGGCCATTATTTGAAAAAAAACACGAATTCCTAATGGATTTAAACTTGGAAATTTTTGAATTAGTGAATGATTCTTTAGGAATCAATATTAAAGCTGAAAAAACAATTGAATTTTTTCATGAAGTTCCAAACTTCAATGATTTTAGACATTTAATTAATGGTAAAAAAGACACTACCAAAATAGAGGAATATACTCAAGTTTTTAATGAAAAACATGGGTTTATAAACAACTTAAGTATTCTAGATTTACTTTTTAACGAAGGAAGATACGCGGTAGATTATTTAAAAAATCAAAATATATAA
- a CDS encoding endonuclease/exonuclease/phosphatase family protein, producing the protein MQKQSWLSKIMFFFNIVLAVLTFLAYLLPFLAPKAFPFLSVLTLIMPLFLILNFFFFVYWVLQLKRQMLLSGILLLIGITFINRFYKFSETNLPKETSDFKVMSYNVRLFNIYEWLPKNDVPEQISKLIRTESPDILCLQDFTDNESADFNQFPYSYVNLNGEKLKYGQAIYSNYKIINKGEIEFPGSFNNAIFADVLKGKDTIRVYSIHLQSVKISADINEKIDEAKSKFILKRLSLAFGKQQQQSEIIREHFENCPYPKIICSDLNNSAFSYVYRTIKGEMKDAFEEGGTGFGKSYNFKYYPARIDFILVDNVIEVKQFTAIDTFFQSDHFPQIARLNF; encoded by the coding sequence ATGCAGAAACAATCATGGTTGAGTAAAATAATGTTTTTTTTTAATATAGTTCTTGCTGTATTAACTTTTCTTGCGTATTTATTACCGTTTTTAGCGCCAAAAGCTTTTCCTTTTTTAAGCGTCTTGACACTTATAATGCCGCTGTTTTTAATTTTAAACTTTTTCTTTTTTGTGTATTGGGTTTTGCAATTAAAACGCCAAATGTTGCTGTCAGGAATTTTATTGTTGATAGGGATAACTTTTATTAACCGTTTTTATAAATTTTCAGAAACGAATTTACCTAAAGAAACATCAGATTTTAAAGTAATGTCGTACAATGTACGATTGTTTAATATTTATGAATGGTTGCCAAAGAATGATGTGCCTGAGCAAATTTCAAAATTGATAAGAACGGAGTCTCCGGATATATTATGCTTACAAGATTTTACCGATAATGAAAGCGCTGATTTTAATCAATTTCCCTATTCGTATGTTAATTTGAATGGTGAAAAGTTGAAATACGGGCAAGCCATTTATTCCAATTATAAAATCATAAACAAGGGTGAAATTGAATTTCCAGGTTCTTTTAACAATGCAATATTTGCGGATGTATTAAAAGGGAAAGATACAATTAGAGTGTATAGTATTCATTTGCAGTCGGTTAAAATTAGTGCGGATATTAATGAGAAAATCGATGAGGCTAAATCGAAGTTTATTTTGAAAAGATTAAGTTTGGCTTTTGGAAAACAGCAACAACAATCGGAAATTATTAGAGAACATTTTGAAAATTGCCCTTATCCAAAAATCATTTGTAGCGATTTAAACAATAGTGCATTTTCTTATGTTTATAGAACAATCAAAGGTGAAATGAAAGATGCATTTGAAGAAGGGGGAACAGGTTTTGGAAAATCGTATAATTTCAAGTATTATCCAGCCAGAATTGATTTTATCTTAGTTGACAATGTTATTGAAGTAAAACAATTTACAGCAATAGATACCTTTTTTCAAAGTGATCATTTCCCTCAGATTGCTCGCTTAAATTTTTAA
- a CDS encoding rhomboid family intramembrane serine protease, which produces MNILDDLKLQYKTGGMVQKLIFWNIGFFLFSLVFFYSFSVEQFQIPTWIALSSDLGVFVRTPWTLITFNFFHSGFLHLFFNLMVLHFSGRLFNTYFTDKQLLGVYVLGGVFSGITFVLSYLFIGKAGLLVGASGAIMAILIATATYAPFMLLRIPLIGIVKLWHVAFVILLVDLIQMPLDNTGGHLAHLGGALFGFIYIKLLQTGKDITKPFSALLDTFANLFKPKKKTPFKKVHRNATKNVVNSSVSNKDFAQKQIDDILDKISKSGYDSLTKEEKEFLFKAGK; this is translated from the coding sequence ATGAACATTTTAGACGATTTAAAGCTACAATACAAAACAGGAGGCATGGTTCAAAAGTTAATCTTTTGGAACATTGGTTTCTTCTTGTTTTCGTTAGTGTTTTTTTATAGTTTTTCTGTTGAGCAATTTCAAATTCCAACATGGATTGCTTTGTCATCTGATTTAGGGGTTTTTGTTCGTACGCCATGGACATTAATCACGTTTAATTTTTTTCATAGCGGATTTTTGCATTTGTTTTTTAATTTGATGGTGCTTCATTTCTCAGGAAGATTATTTAATACATATTTCACAGATAAACAGTTACTTGGGGTTTATGTGTTAGGTGGAGTTTTTTCTGGAATTACATTTGTTCTATCTTATCTTTTTATTGGAAAAGCTGGTTTGTTGGTTGGGGCAAGTGGAGCTATTATGGCTATTTTAATTGCAACCGCTACTTATGCGCCTTTTATGTTGTTGCGTATTCCATTAATTGGTATTGTGAAATTGTGGCATGTGGCTTTTGTTATTTTATTGGTCGATTTAATTCAAATGCCTTTAGATAATACAGGAGGTCATTTAGCTCATTTAGGCGGTGCTTTGTTTGGATTTATTTATATAAAATTATTGCAAACAGGAAAAGATATTACCAAACCATTTTCAGCTTTATTAGATACTTTCGCAAATTTATTTAAGCCTAAAAAGAAAACCCCTTTTAAGAAAGTACATCGCAATGCAACAAAAAATGTTGTAAATTCGTCAGTATCCAATAAGGATTTTGCTCAAAAACAAATTGATGATATTTTAGATAAAATCAGTAAATCAGGTTATGATAGTTTAACTAAAGAAGAAAAAGAATTCCTTTTTAAAGCAGGAAAATAA
- a CDS encoding rhomboid family intramembrane serine protease, translating into MNNMTDTVKQLLIINVLFFIGSYFVPQANELLSLHYFENDGFKFWQPITHMFMHGSLMHIFFNMFALISFGSALEHFWGAKKFLFFYFSCGIGAALVHSGVNYYYFHDAQNMLLQNGVSMADIQTLIKGESININAPDTVLLQQYVNQMGDAFNTQAVGASGAIYGLLVAFAFMFPNAELGFMFIPVPVKAKYFVPVIVLLDLFSGVTGYSIFGGNIAHFAHVGGALIGFIMMWYWKKNQFSNNRWDR; encoded by the coding sequence ATGAATAATATGACCGATACCGTAAAACAGCTTTTAATTATAAATGTTTTATTTTTTATAGGAAGTTATTTTGTGCCACAAGCTAATGAATTATTGTCGTTACATTATTTTGAAAACGATGGTTTTAAGTTTTGGCAACCTATTACGCACATGTTTATGCATGGAAGTTTGATGCATATTTTCTTTAATATGTTTGCGTTAATTTCTTTTGGAAGTGCTTTGGAGCATTTTTGGGGAGCAAAGAAGTTTTTGTTTTTCTATTTTTCTTGTGGAATTGGAGCGGCTTTGGTTCATTCGGGAGTAAATTATTATTATTTCCATGATGCACAAAATATGCTTTTACAGAATGGTGTTTCAATGGCTGATATTCAAACTCTTATAAAAGGGGAGAGTATAAATATTAATGCTCCAGATACTGTTTTGCTTCAGCAATATGTAAATCAAATGGGTGATGCATTTAATACTCAGGCGGTAGGAGCTTCAGGAGCAATTTACGGTTTATTAGTAGCCTTCGCTTTTATGTTTCCAAATGCAGAATTAGGCTTTATGTTTATTCCAGTTCCTGTTAAAGCAAAATATTTTGTTCCTGTAATTGTATTGTTAGATTTGTTTTCAGGTGTAACAGGTTATAGTATTTTTGGCGGAAATATTGCCCATTTTGCCCATGTAGGTGGGGCTTTAATTGGTTTTATTATGATGTGGTATTGGAAGAAAAATCAGTTTAGTAATAACCGTTGGGATAGATAG
- the mutL gene encoding DNA mismatch repair endonuclease MutL — translation MAASIIKLLPDHVANQIAAGEVVQRPASVVKELLENAVDAKASDIKLIVKEAGKTLVQVIDNGLGMNTTDARLCFERHATSKIRQAEDLFDLHTKGFRGEALASIAAIAHVEMKTKQDQEELGNHIVIEGSKLVTQDVAVLPKGTSFAVKNLFFNIPARRNFLKSETVEFRHVMDEFQRVAMAHPSISFTLIHNGSELYNLPSSNYRQRIVNIFGGKTNEKLVPVSEETELINITGFVGKPEFAKKSRGEQFFFVNDRYIKSAYLHHAIMNAYEGLLKEGNQPSYFLYLQVPPHTIDINIHPTKTEIKFDDEHSLYAILRSAVKHSLGQFNVAPVLDFERDSNLDTPYQYKDKEADFPTIQVDSSFNPFATDKPATKSLSSFGSYKRETASASWESLYVGLKQETQELDQFSFESEEVTGKLFDDEVEETKTSSTYQIHKKYIVSAIKSGMLVIDQGRAHQRVLYEQFLTNITVQKASSQQLLFPLELYFSSDEMILLKELQSTLENTGFVFDAFNTDSVQISGLPILMAESEVSIVLEELINNLHNEIPESSFSQSDSVAKSMAKSMAVKTGTFLSIKEQENLVNSLFACKDPNFSPFQKPTFITLTVEDLDKRFAL, via the coding sequence ATGGCAGCCAGTATTATTAAACTTTTACCCGATCATGTTGCCAATCAAATTGCTGCTGGAGAAGTGGTTCAACGACCTGCTTCTGTAGTTAAAGAATTGTTGGAAAATGCCGTTGATGCAAAAGCTTCTGACATTAAATTAATTGTAAAAGAAGCGGGTAAAACATTGGTTCAGGTTATCGATAATGGTTTAGGTATGAATACTACCGATGCGCGTTTGTGTTTCGAGCGCCATGCTACTTCTAAAATTCGCCAAGCAGAAGATTTATTTGATTTGCATACTAAAGGTTTTCGTGGGGAAGCATTGGCTTCTATTGCTGCAATTGCTCATGTAGAAATGAAAACTAAACAAGACCAAGAAGAGTTGGGTAATCATATTGTAATAGAAGGTAGTAAATTAGTAACTCAAGATGTTGCTGTTTTGCCAAAAGGAACTTCATTTGCGGTTAAAAACTTATTTTTTAATATTCCTGCTAGAAGGAATTTTTTGAAATCGGAAACAGTGGAATTTCGTCACGTTATGGATGAATTCCAACGGGTAGCTATGGCACATCCGTCGATTTCATTTACGTTGATTCATAATGGAAGTGAATTGTATAATTTGCCAAGTTCGAATTATCGTCAACGCATTGTTAATATTTTTGGAGGAAAAACCAATGAAAAATTAGTGCCTGTTTCGGAGGAAACGGAACTAATTAATATTACTGGATTTGTAGGTAAACCTGAATTTGCAAAAAAGAGTAGAGGAGAGCAGTTTTTCTTTGTGAACGATAGGTATATCAAAAGTGCGTATTTGCATCATGCAATCATGAATGCATACGAGGGTTTGTTAAAGGAAGGCAATCAACCGAGTTATTTCTTGTATTTACAAGTGCCACCGCATACTATTGACATCAATATTCATCCCACCAAAACGGAAATCAAATTTGATGACGAACATTCATTATATGCTATTTTGCGTTCAGCGGTAAAACATAGTTTAGGACAATTTAATGTGGCGCCAGTTTTAGATTTTGAGCGCGATTCCAATTTAGATACGCCGTATCAATATAAAGATAAAGAGGCCGATTTCCCAACTATTCAAGTAGATTCTAGTTTTAATCCATTTGCGACTGATAAACCTGCAACTAAATCGCTTTCTTCTTTTGGAAGCTATAAAAGAGAAACAGCATCAGCAAGTTGGGAAAGTTTATATGTAGGATTAAAGCAGGAAACACAAGAATTAGATCAATTCTCGTTTGAAAGTGAAGAAGTAACTGGAAAACTATTTGATGATGAAGTGGAAGAAACAAAAACGTCTTCAACTTACCAAATTCATAAAAAATATATTGTAAGTGCTATAAAATCAGGTATGTTAGTAATTGATCAAGGTAGAGCGCACCAACGTGTGTTGTATGAACAATTTTTAACGAATATTACCGTTCAAAAAGCATCGAGTCAGCAATTGTTGTTTCCTTTGGAGTTGTATTTTTCTTCAGATGAAATGATATTGCTAAAAGAATTACAGTCAACATTAGAAAATACGGGTTTTGTTTTTGATGCGTTTAATACGGATTCTGTTCAGATTTCTGGATTGCCTATTTTGATGGCAGAAAGTGAAGTTTCTATTGTGTTGGAAGAATTAATTAATAATTTACACAATGAAATTCCGGAAAGTAGTTTTTCACAAAGTGATAGCGTTGCCAAATCTATGGCAAAAAGCATGGCAGTAAAAACAGGGACCTTCTTATCAATAAAAGAACAAGAAAATTTAGTAAATTCGTTATTTGCTTGTAAAGACCCTAATTTTTCACCTTTTCAAAAACCCACATTTATTACCTTAACGGTAGAAGATTTAGATAAAAGATTTGCTCTATGA
- the ribH gene encoding 6,7-dimethyl-8-ribityllumazine synthase — protein sequence MATENKNLSNYDKNTIPNAKDFRFGIVVSEWNEQVTEGLYNGAFAALTDCGALPENIIRWNVPGSFELIFGARQMHEKLELDAVIVIGCVIKGETMHFEFVCEGVTQGMKDLNLLYDVPTIFCVLTDNNMQQSLDRSGGKHGNKGVEAAIAAIKMVDLNRK from the coding sequence ATGGCAACAGAAAATAAAAATTTATCCAATTACGATAAAAACACAATCCCAAATGCGAAAGATTTTCGGTTTGGGATTGTTGTTTCAGAATGGAACGAGCAAGTAACCGAAGGTTTATATAATGGAGCTTTTGCAGCATTAACGGATTGTGGTGCTTTACCAGAAAATATAATCCGTTGGAATGTACCAGGAAGTTTTGAATTGATTTTCGGAGCACGACAAATGCATGAAAAATTAGAGCTCGATGCTGTAATTGTAATTGGTTGTGTGATTAAAGGCGAAACCATGCATTTCGAGTTTGTTTGCGAAGGCGTTACACAAGGAATGAAAGACTTAAATCTTTTATATGATGTGCCAACCATTTTTTGCGTACTTACCGATAACAATATGCAACAATCGTTAGATAGAAGTGGAGGAAAACACGGAAATAAAGGTGTTGAAGCAGCAATTGCAGCTATTAAAATGGTAGATTTGAATAGAAAATAA
- a CDS encoding tetratricopeptide repeat protein: protein MATYNKRGYKAPKPEEAKVENEFDEVETINVKDSTTAEVFDTLDKSASRTEEWVANNQKVLLGVVGAIAIGTLGYLLFNRFVVEPKEEKAANEIFQAQQYFQQAVDATEKNDSLYNLALKGGEGKLGFIGVAEQYEGTAAGNIANYHAGMAYLNLGDFKKAITYLEKFKSDDAILKPLALGAIGDALAETNKVDDAIAYYKKAAEASENDFTTPRFLLKAAQLHLAAGKKAEAHQLFVEIKEKYENSKEGMNVDAFIAMTE from the coding sequence ATGGCAACATATAACAAAAGAGGATACAAAGCTCCAAAACCAGAAGAAGCTAAAGTTGAAAACGAATTTGACGAAGTAGAAACTATTAATGTTAAAGACAGTACTACGGCTGAAGTTTTTGATACATTAGACAAAAGCGCTTCTAGAACTGAAGAGTGGGTAGCTAATAATCAAAAAGTACTTTTAGGTGTTGTAGGTGCAATTGCGATAGGAACTCTAGGATATTTATTATTCAATAGATTTGTTGTTGAGCCAAAAGAAGAAAAAGCAGCTAATGAAATTTTTCAAGCACAACAATATTTTCAACAAGCAGTTGACGCTACAGAAAAAAATGATTCATTATACAATTTAGCACTTAAAGGTGGTGAAGGTAAATTAGGATTTATTGGAGTTGCAGAACAATATGAAGGAACTGCAGCTGGAAATATTGCTAATTACCACGCAGGAATGGCTTACTTAAACTTAGGTGATTTTAAAAAGGCTATTACTTATTTAGAGAAATTTAAATCGGATGATGCTATTTTAAAACCATTAGCTTTAGGAGCTATTGGAGATGCTTTAGCAGAAACGAATAAAGTAGATGATGCTATTGCTTATTACAAAAAAGCAGCTGAGGCTTCAGAAAATGATTTCACTACGCCAAGATTTTTATTAAAAGCGGCTCAATTACATTTAGCAGCTGGTAAAAAAGCAGAAGCGCACCAATTATTTGTTGAGATTAAGGAGAAATATGAAAATTCTAAAGAAGGAATGAATGTTGATGCTTTTATTGCAATGACTGAATAA
- the recF gene encoding DNA replication/repair protein RecF (All proteins in this family for which functions are known are DNA-binding proteins that assist the filamentation of RecA onto DNA for the initiation of recombination or recombinational repair.) — protein sequence MFLKQLSLLNYKNLAQIEFDFDAKINCFVGKNGVGKTNILDAIYHLAYGKSYFNPLAVQNIRHGEEFFVIDALLKKNSKEEKIVCSLKKGQKKTIKRNGKVYEKLSEHLGLIPLVIISPSDADLIIDGSETRRKFIDSVIATLDNQYLQLLIQYQKTLAQRNALLKYFALNQTFDADNLAIYNEQLSETGQLIFKKRNQFLNDFIPIFQKHHINISGGNEKVALKYESQLFEKELLSLLEESLQKDRIIQYTSAGIHKDDLIFEIDGFPIKKFGSQGQQKSFLIALKLAQFEFMKKQSGELPILLFDDIFDKLDETRVQKIITMVNDAVFGQIFISDTHAERTEMIIKETHQSYKIFPI from the coding sequence GTGTTTTTAAAACAATTATCGCTTCTTAATTACAAAAATTTAGCCCAAATCGAATTTGATTTTGACGCTAAGATAAATTGTTTTGTGGGAAAAAATGGTGTTGGAAAAACCAATATTTTAGATGCAATTTACCATTTAGCTTATGGCAAAAGTTATTTTAATCCGTTAGCTGTTCAAAACATTAGACATGGCGAAGAATTTTTTGTAATTGATGCTTTACTTAAAAAAAACAGTAAAGAAGAAAAAATAGTTTGTAGTTTAAAAAAGGGGCAAAAAAAAACCATTAAGCGAAACGGCAAAGTTTATGAAAAGCTTTCCGAACATCTAGGATTAATTCCATTGGTTATTATTTCGCCTTCTGATGCTGATTTGATTATTGATGGAAGCGAAACACGTAGAAAATTTATCGATAGTGTAATTGCTACTCTAGATAACCAATACCTTCAATTGTTAATTCAATATCAAAAAACACTTGCGCAACGAAATGCTTTATTGAAATATTTTGCTTTAAATCAAACATTTGATGCAGATAATTTAGCCATTTATAACGAACAACTGAGCGAAACAGGACAATTAATTTTCAAAAAAAGAAATCAATTTCTTAATGATTTTATTCCGATTTTTCAAAAACATCACATCAATATTTCAGGTGGAAATGAGAAAGTCGCTTTAAAATACGAAAGTCAATTATTTGAAAAAGAGTTACTTTCGCTTCTAGAAGAATCGCTACAAAAAGACCGTATTATTCAATATACTAGCGCAGGAATTCATAAAGACGATTTAATTTTTGAAATTGATGGTTTCCCAATTAAGAAATTCGGTTCGCAAGGCCAACAGAAATCATTTTTGATTGCTTTGAAATTGGCGCAATTCGAATTCATGAAAAAACAAAGTGGCGAATTACCGATTCTTCTTTTCGATGATATTTTCGATAAATTAGACGAAACACGTGTGCAAAAAATCATCACCATGGTGAATGATGCCGTTTTTGGACAAATTTTTATCTCTGATACTCATGCAGAACGCACGGAAATGATTATCAAAGAAACCCATCAATCGTATAAAATATTTCCGATTTAA
- the murB gene encoding UDP-N-acetylmuramate dehydrogenase: MNIQTNFSLKNYNTFGIEAKAKQFISVNSLAELKEVLRENDEVFILGGGSNMLLTQDIQKLVVHVNLKGREIVEENDDFAIVKAQAGENWHEFVLWCIDQNFGGIENLSLIPGNVGTTPIQNIGAYGVEIKDTMFSCEALNLKTLEIETFTNSQCKFEYRESVFKNELKNQYIITSVCFKLTKKNHKVSTTYGAIETELQHQNIQNPTLKDVSNAVIAIRQSKLPDPKELGNSGSFFKNPIIQKGAYEQAKALHPEIPHYVVSETEVKVPAGWLIEQAGFKGKRFGDAGVHKNQALVLVNYGIATGAEIVALSRNIQQTILEKFGIAIEAEVNII; this comes from the coding sequence ATGAATATTCAAACTAATTTCTCTTTAAAAAATTATAACACTTTCGGAATTGAAGCAAAAGCCAAACAATTTATTTCGGTAAATTCGCTTGCAGAATTAAAAGAAGTGTTAAGAGAAAACGACGAAGTTTTTATTTTAGGCGGCGGAAGCAATATGCTTTTAACGCAGGACATTCAAAAATTAGTCGTTCACGTAAATTTAAAGGGAAGAGAAATTGTTGAAGAAAACGATGATTTTGCCATTGTAAAAGCTCAAGCTGGTGAGAACTGGCACGAATTTGTACTTTGGTGTATTGACCAAAATTTTGGAGGAATTGAGAATTTATCATTAATTCCAGGGAATGTAGGCACAACTCCAATTCAAAACATTGGTGCTTATGGAGTGGAAATTAAAGATACAATGTTTTCTTGCGAGGCTTTGAATTTGAAAACATTAGAAATCGAAACGTTTACAAACTCACAATGTAAGTTTGAATACCGTGAAAGTGTTTTCAAAAACGAATTGAAAAATCAATACATAATTACTTCGGTTTGTTTCAAATTGACTAAGAAAAATCATAAAGTTTCTACCACTTATGGTGCTATTGAAACCGAATTACAGCATCAAAACATACAAAACCCAACCTTAAAAGATGTTAGCAACGCTGTAATTGCCATTCGTCAAAGTAAACTACCTGACCCAAAAGAATTAGGCAATAGCGGAAGTTTCTTTAAAAATCCGATTATTCAAAAAGGAGCCTATGAACAAGCAAAAGCACTTCATCCTGAAATACCACATTATGTAGTTTCGGAAACCGAAGTAAAAGTTCCTGCAGGTTGGTTAATTGAGCAAGCAGGCTTTAAAGGAAAACGTTTTGGTGATGCGGGTGTGCACAAAAATCAAGCCTTGGTTTTAGTCAATTACGGAATCGCAACTGGAGCCGAAATTGTAGCCCTTTCGAGAAACATTCAACAAACCATTTTAGAAAAATTTGGAATTGCTATAGAAGCAGAAGTAAATATTATTTAG
- a CDS encoding membrane or secreted protein: MKLVIVTIGLLGLAFAGIAIKIWAKKDGKFAGTCASQSPFLNKDGENCSYCGKTPEQMKDCNEESHA, encoded by the coding sequence ATGAAACTTGTAATAGTAACCATTGGACTTTTAGGACTTGCATTTGCAGGTATCGCGATAAAAATTTGGGCGAAAAAGGACGGAAAATTCGCTGGAACTTGCGCTAGCCAAAGTCCGTTTTTGAATAAAGATGGAGAAAACTGCAGCTATTGCGGAAAAACTCCAGAACAAATGAAAGACTGCAACGAAGAATCGCACGCATAA
- a CDS encoding glycosyltransferase codes for MILTILLIAFAVIVFIQFIYYLFIFGKFSFGKKTEGTPKRLPISVIVCAKNEEENIKKYFQTLVTQNYPDYEIVLIDDASSDETLELFETYEKQYANVKLVKVQNVEAFWGNKKFALTLGIKAAKNEYLVFTDADCYPASKDWLLQISSQFTKEKTIVLGYGAYEKVKNSFLNKIIRFETMLTATQYFSWAKIGKPYMGVGRNLAYKKEEFFNARGFMDHMKIRSGDDDLFINQAATKKNTAILYTPESFTFSEPKTTFSSWIYQKRRHATTSNFYKGFDKFQLGLFFFSQFWFLVLAIVLLAFQFQWMIVTGIIVFRYLFTWISLGYAAGKLKEKDVMYWYPIIEIVLIFTQLSVFFRNLISKPVHWK; via the coding sequence ATGATACTAACAATACTCTTAATCGCTTTTGCGGTTATCGTGTTTATTCAATTTATTTATTACCTTTTTATATTCGGAAAATTCTCATTTGGTAAAAAAACAGAAGGAACTCCGAAACGTTTGCCAATTTCCGTTATTGTTTGTGCAAAAAACGAAGAAGAAAATATCAAAAAATATTTTCAAACTTTAGTCACTCAAAATTATCCTGACTACGAAATTGTCTTAATTGACGATGCATCGAGCGATGAAACTTTAGAGCTTTTTGAAACGTATGAAAAGCAATATGCAAATGTAAAACTAGTTAAAGTTCAAAATGTCGAAGCTTTTTGGGGTAATAAAAAATTTGCTTTAACCTTAGGAATTAAAGCCGCAAAAAACGAGTATTTAGTATTTACTGATGCGGACTGTTATCCCGCTTCAAAAGATTGGTTGTTGCAGATTTCAAGTCAGTTTACCAAAGAAAAAACCATTGTTTTAGGTTATGGTGCATATGAAAAAGTAAAGAATTCCTTCTTAAACAAAATCATACGTTTTGAAACCATGTTAACCGCTACACAATATTTTTCTTGGGCAAAAATTGGCAAGCCTTACATGGGTGTTGGACGAAATTTAGCCTACAAAAAAGAAGAGTTTTTCAATGCGCGCGGTTTTATGGATCATATGAAAATTCGTTCTGGTGATGATGATTTGTTTATTAATCAAGCAGCTACAAAAAAGAATACAGCTATTTTATATACGCCAGAAAGTTTTACTTTTTCGGAACCAAAAACTACTTTTTCATCTTGGATATACCAAAAAAGAAGACACGCTACCACGTCTAATTTCTATAAAGGATTTGATAAATTTCAGTTGGGATTATTTTTCTTTAGTCAGTTTTGGTTTTTAGTTTTAGCAATTGTTTTATTAGCGTTTCAATTCCAATGGATGATTGTGACTGGAATTATCGTTTTTAGATATTTATTCACTTGGATTTCTCTTGGTTATGCCGCTGGAAAACTAAAAGAAAAAGATGTGATGTATTGGTATCCAATTATCGAAATTGTACTTATCTTTACACAACTGAGCGTATTTTTTAGAAACCTCATCTCAAAACCCGTACATTGGAAGTAA
- a CDS encoding RNA polymerase sigma factor: MEVNSVIIQENIEKAKKGDQVAFTFLLDFFWNEVYGFMLKRTENETDTEDIVIETFAKAFDKISTYNPEYGFNTWLIAIAKNVHIDMLRKKKSSLFIEMNDEEDHQAYSVADDSNSAEDELIIEQNLAQLLQYIKQLKPAYQEVIQMRYFQEMAYQEMAEQIDEPLNNIKIKLLRAKKLLAEIISGK, from the coding sequence TTGGAAGTAAATTCGGTAATCATTCAAGAAAACATTGAAAAAGCAAAAAAGGGAGACCAAGTTGCTTTCACATTTTTATTGGATTTTTTCTGGAATGAAGTCTACGGATTTATGCTAAAACGCACCGAAAACGAAACCGACACCGAAGACATCGTGATTGAAACTTTCGCAAAAGCATTTGATAAAATCTCGACTTACAATCCCGAGTATGGTTTTAACACTTGGTTGATTGCGATTGCAAAAAACGTTCATATTGACATGCTACGCAAAAAGAAATCGTCTTTATTTATTGAAATGAATGACGAAGAAGACCATCAAGCTTATAGCGTAGCAGATGATTCTAATTCTGCTGAAGATGAATTGATTATCGAGCAAAATTTAGCACAATTACTTCAATACATCAAACAATTGAAACCTGCTTATCAGGAAGTTATTCAAATGCGTTATTTTCAAGAAATGGCCTACCAAGAAATGGCAGAACAAATTGATGAACCGCTCAACAACATCAAAATTAAATTGCTTCGAGCTAAGAAATTGTTGGCGGAGATTATTTCGGGGAAGTAA